The Halalkalibacter krulwichiae genome has a segment encoding these proteins:
- a CDS encoding coenzyme F420-0:L-glutamate ligase, which yields MERVVGTVVRGLRGPIINNGDNIEQIVVDTVLHTAEVEGFSIEDRDIVTITESVVARAQGNYVTIEDIATDISAKFGEETIGVIFPILSRNRFSNCLRGIAKGAKKIVLMLSYPSDEVGNHLVDIDELDVKGVNPWTDVLSEKEFRTHFGYKKHPFTGVDYIDYYKSLVETEGATCEVIFSNDPKTILDYTKNVLACDIHSRFRTKRILTNNGADKVYGLDDILKQPINDSGFNEQYGLLGSNKATEDSVKLFPNNCQPIVDGIQAKIKEITGKTIEVMVYGDGAFKDPVGQIWELADPVVSPGYTAGLDGTPNEVKLKYLADNNFSHLRGEELKQAISGYIENKNADLVGAMEAQGTTPRRLTDLIGSLSDLTSGSGDKGTPMIYIQGYFDNYTK from the coding sequence TTGGAAAGAGTCGTTGGAACAGTCGTTCGCGGACTTCGCGGACCAATCATTAATAATGGCGATAACATCGAACAAATTGTAGTTGATACTGTATTACATACAGCAGAAGTTGAAGGTTTTTCAATTGAAGACCGTGATATTGTCACGATTACAGAGTCTGTCGTTGCTCGTGCACAAGGGAACTATGTAACAATTGAAGATATCGCGACTGACATTTCAGCAAAATTTGGTGAAGAAACAATTGGTGTTATTTTCCCAATCCTTAGCCGTAACCGTTTTTCTAACTGCTTACGTGGGATTGCAAAAGGGGCAAAGAAGATTGTCTTAATGTTAAGCTACCCATCTGATGAAGTGGGGAACCACCTTGTAGACATTGACGAATTAGATGTAAAAGGGGTTAATCCTTGGACAGATGTCTTATCAGAGAAAGAGTTCCGTACTCATTTCGGATACAAAAAGCACCCATTCACAGGTGTTGACTATATCGATTATTACAAAAGCTTAGTTGAAACAGAAGGCGCAACGTGTGAAGTGATCTTCTCAAACGACCCTAAAACGATTTTAGACTACACAAAAAATGTATTAGCTTGTGATATCCACTCACGTTTCAGAACAAAACGCATTCTAACTAACAATGGTGCTGATAAAGTATATGGCCTTGATGATATCCTTAAACAACCAATCAATGACAGTGGCTTTAATGAACAATATGGTCTGCTTGGATCTAATAAAGCAACCGAAGACAGCGTGAAGCTTTTCCCGAATAACTGTCAACCGATTGTTGATGGCATTCAAGCAAAAATCAAAGAAATCACAGGCAAAACAATTGAAGTGATGGTTTATGGAGATGGTGCATTCAAAGATCCAGTAGGTCAGATTTGGGAACTTGCTGATCCAGTTGTATCACCAGGATACACAGCAGGACTTGATGGCACACCTAATGAAGTTAAATTAAAATATTTAGCGGATAACAACTTCTCGCACCTTCGTGGCGAAGAGTTGAAACAAGCTATTTCTGGTTACATTGAGAATAAAAATGCAGACTTAGTAGGTGCAATGGAAGCTCAAGGAACTACACCTCGTAGATTAACAGACCTAATTGGATCATTATCTGACTTAACTTCAGGTAGTGGGGACAAAGGAACACCAATGATCTATATCCAAGGATATTTTGATAATTATACAAAGTAA
- a CDS encoding LysR family transcriptional regulator: protein MVGKLDVYRIFNVVSRNKSFSKAAQELYMTQSAVSQAISKLEKELEIKLFYRTSKGVILTTEGNILNEHVSSALGMIHAAEDKLLEFKSLLTGQLRIGVGDTISRYFLLPYLEEFHLAYPGIKLTILNGTTTEICDFIKTGKADIGICNLPIQEEHLEVIPCKEVQDIFVCGEKYKKLTTKPISLEYLMRMPLIFLEKKSNSRMFVENFFKEKGFQVSPVFELGSYDLVVEFTKINLGISCVTKEFSKDYLERGDLYEIPLAEKIPKRSIGICYLKSVPLSRAAEKFVERVKQVK, encoded by the coding sequence ATGGTTGGGAAATTAGATGTTTATCGTATTTTTAACGTAGTTAGTCGCAATAAAAGTTTTTCAAAAGCTGCGCAAGAACTATATATGACCCAATCTGCTGTTAGTCAGGCCATCTCAAAGCTAGAGAAAGAATTAGAAATAAAACTTTTTTACCGCACTTCAAAGGGAGTCATATTAACAACTGAAGGCAATATTTTAAACGAACATGTTAGTTCAGCACTCGGCATGATTCATGCAGCAGAAGATAAGTTATTAGAATTCAAAAGTTTATTAACTGGACAATTACGCATTGGTGTAGGAGATACGATCTCTCGCTATTTTCTATTACCTTATTTGGAGGAATTTCATTTAGCTTACCCAGGAATTAAACTAACTATTTTAAATGGCACTACGACAGAAATTTGTGATTTCATTAAAACGGGAAAAGCAGACATTGGGATATGTAATTTGCCCATTCAAGAGGAACACCTTGAAGTTATACCGTGTAAGGAAGTCCAAGATATTTTTGTTTGTGGAGAAAAATATAAGAAGCTAACTACAAAACCAATTAGTTTAGAGTATTTAATGAGAATGCCGCTCATTTTTTTAGAAAAAAAATCGAATTCACGAATGTTTGTTGAAAACTTCTTTAAGGAGAAGGGATTTCAAGTCTCACCTGTTTTTGAGCTGGGTTCTTATGACCTTGTAGTAGAATTTACAAAAATAAATTTAGGGATTTCATGTGTCACAAAAGAGTTCTCGAAGGATTACTTAGAAAGAGGAGATTTATACGAGATACCATTAGCAGAGAAAATTCCTAAAAGGAGCATTGGTATATGCTACTTAAAGAGTGTTCCGTTATCACGTGCTGCAGAGAA